A region of Solanum dulcamara chromosome 7, daSolDulc1.2, whole genome shotgun sequence DNA encodes the following proteins:
- the LOC129896683 gene encoding uncharacterized protein LOC129896683 has product MNIQQLKSLAKLALSFFIIGIATVLGYFTWLISTSASILLAELLLVLLHRRCPYISCLYHFFHLDHHRRIRRHCDILGPFVALCVAPLFSHKLFDINVTSCVVVATMFYLHLMYCFGRLRDFRVLNVLFMLTVNIAYGEFGFGPNTCVSVAVFTYIAIMSAGQAQRGAAHDDDDDLQRLTLNQIMSNLIIGTFYNSNSNNCFVMVVWRRLG; this is encoded by the coding sequence atgaacatTCAACAACTCAAATCTTTAGCTAAACTTGCCCTATCTTTCTTTATTATAGGAATTGCAACTGTTCTTGGCTACTTCACATGGCTTATCTCTACTTCTGCTTCCATTCTGTTAGCTGAACTACTTTTAGTACTTCTCCACCGCCGTTGCCCTTATATCTCTTGTCtttatcatttctttcatcttgaCCATCATAGACGAATACGCCGTCATTGTGATATCCTAGGGCCATTTGTGGCGCTATGTGTAGCGCCACTGTTTAGCCACAAATTGTTTGACATAAATGTGACTTCTTGTGTGGTGGTAGCAACTATGTTTTACCTTCACCTGATGTATTGCTTTGGTAGGCTTAGGGATTTTCGGGTACTGAATGTACTCTTTATGCTTACTGTTAATATTGCTTATGGGGAATTTGGATTTGGGCCTAATACTTGTGTATCAGTTGCTGTTTTCACTTACATTGCTATAATGTCGGCGGGTCAAGCACAGAGAGGTGCAgctcatgatgatgatgatgatcttCAGCGTTTGACATTGAATCAGATTATGTCGAATTTGATAATAGGTACATTTTATAATAGTAATTCTAACAATTGTTTTGTTATGGTGGTGTGGAGACGATTAGGCTAG
- the LOC129894157 gene encoding beta-galactosidase: MGSKLILMLNVLLVLLGSWVFSGTASVSYDHRAIIVNGQRRILISGSVHYPRSTPEMWPGIIQKAKEGGVDVIQTYVFWNGHEPQQGKYYFEGRYDLVKFIKLVHQAGLYVHLRVGPYACAEWNFGGFPVWLKYVPGISFRTDNGPFKAAMQKFTTKIVNMMKEERLYETQGGPIILSQIENEYGPMEWELGAPGKAYAQWAAKMAVGLDTGVPWIMCKQDDAPDPIINACNGFYCDYFSPNKAYKPKIWTEAWTAWFTGFGNPVPYRPAEDLAFAVAKFIQKGGSFINYYMYHGGTNFGRTAGGPFIATSYDYDAPLDEYGLLRQPKWGHLKDLHRAIKLCEPSLVSGDPTVTALGHQQEAHVFRSKSGSCAAFLANYDQHSFATVAFANRHYNLPPWSISILPDCKNTVFNTARIGAQSAQMKMTPVSRGLPWQSFNEETASYEDSSFTVVGLLEQINVTRDVSDYLWYSTDVKIDPREKFLRGGKWPWLTIMSAGHALHVFVNGQLAGTAYGSLEKPKLTFSKAVNLRAGVNKISLLSIAVGLPNIGPHFETWNAGVLGPVSLSGLDEGKRDLTWQKWSYKVGLKGEALSLHSLSGSSSVEWVEGSYVAQRQPLTWYKSTFNAPAGNDPLALDLNTMGKGQVWINGQSLGRYWPGYKASGNCGACNYAGWFDEKKCLSNCGEASQRWYHVPRSWLYPTGNLLVLFEESGGEPHGISLVKREVASVCADINEWQPQLMNWQMQASGKVDRPLRPKAHLSCASGQKITSIKFASFGTPQGVCGSFREGSCHAFHSYDAFERYCIGQNSCSVPVTPEIFGGDPCPHVMKKLSVEVICS, encoded by the exons ATGGGTTCTAAGCTAATACTAATGTTGAAtgtgttgttggtgttgttgggTTCATGGGTTTTTTCTGGAACGGCTTCTGTTTCATATGACCATAGGGCTATTATTGTAAACGGACAAAGGAGAATCCTTATTTCTGGTTCTGTTCACTACCCAAGAAGCACTCCTGAG ATGTGGCCAGGTATTATTCAAAAGGCTAAAGAAGGAGGTGTGGATGTGATTCAGACCTATGTTTTCTGGAATGGGCATGAGCCTCAACAAGGGAAA TATTATTTTGAAGGGAGATATGATTTAGTGAAGTTTATTAAGCTGGTGCACCAAGCAGGACTTTATGTCCATCTCAGAGTTGGACCTTATGCTTGTGCTGAATGGAATTTTGG GGGTTTTCCTGTTTGGCTCAAATATGTTCCAGGTATCAGTTTCAGAACAGATAATGGACCTTTCAAG GCTGCAATGCAAAAGTTCACTACCAAGATTGTCAATATGATGAAAGAGGAACGATTGTATGAAACTCAAGGCGGCCCAATAATTCTATCTCAG ATTGAGAATGAATATGGACCCATGGAATGGGAACTAGGAGCACCCGGTAAAGCTTACGCACAGTGGGCAGCCAAAATGGCTGTGGGTCTTGACACTGGTGTCCCATGGATCATGTGCAAGCAAGATGATGCCCCTGATCCTATT ATTAATGCTTGCAATGGCTTCTACTGTGACTACTTTTCTCCAAACAAGGCTTATAAACCAAAGATATGGACTGAAGCCTGGACTGCATG gtTTACTGGTTTTGGAAATCCAGTTCCTTACCGTCCTGCTGAGGACTTGGCATTTGCTGTTGCAAAATTTATACAGAAGGGAGGTTCCTTCATCAATTATTACATG TATCATGGAGGAACAAACTTTGGACGGACTGCTGGTGGCCCATTTATTGCTACTAGTTATGACTATGACGCACCTCTTGATGAATATG GATTACTGCGACAACCTAAATGGGGTCACCTGAAAGATCTGCATAGAGCAATAAAGCTTTGTGAACCATCTTTAGTTTCTGGAGATCCAACTGTGACAGCACTTGGACACCAGCAGGAG GCCCATGTTTTTAGGTCGAAGTCTGGCTCTTGTGCTGCATTCCTTGCAAACTACGACCAACACTCTTTTGCTACCGTAGCATTTGCAAACAGGCATTACAACTTGCCACCATGGTCAATCAGCATTCTTCCAGACTGCAAGAACACTGTATTTAACACAGCAAGG ATTGGTGCTCAAAGCGCTCAGATGAAGATGACTCCAGTCAGCAGAGGATTGCCCTGGCAGTCATTCAATGAAGAGACAGCATCTTATGAAGACAGTAGTTTTACAGTTGTTGGGTTACTGGAACAGATAAATGTAACAAGAGATGTGTCTGATTATTTGTGGTATTCAACTGA TGTCAAGATTGATCCACGAGAAAAGTTTTTGAGAGGCGGAAAATGGCCTTGGCTTACAATCATGTCAGCTGGCCATGCATTGCATGTTTTTGTGAATGGTCAATTAGCAG GAACTGCATATGGAAGTTTAGAAAAACCGAAACTAACTTTCAGTAAAGCTGTAAATCTAAGAGCAGGTGTTAACAAGATTTCTCTGCTGAGCATTGCTGTTGGCCTTCCG AATATTGGCCCACATTTTGAGACATGGAATGCTGGTGTTCTTGGGCCAGTTTCACTCAGTGGTCTTGACGAGGGGAAGAGAGATTTAACATGGCAGAAATGGTCTTACAAG GTTGGTCTGAAAGGTGAAGCCTTGAGCCTTCATTCACTCAGTGGTAGCTCGTCAGTTGAGTGGGTCGAGGGTTCGTATGTGGCTCAGAGACAGCCACTCACATGGTACAAG AGCACTTTCAATGCTCCAGCTGGAAATGATCCTTTGGCTTTAGACTTGAATACCATGGGAAAAGGCCAAGTGTGGATAAATGGTCAAAGCCTCGGACGCTATTGGCCTGGATATAAAGCATCTGGTAACTGCGGTGCCTGTAACTATGCAGGCTGGTTTGATGAGAAAAAGTGCCTAAGTAACTGTGGAGAGGCTTCACAACGATG GTATCATGTTCCCCGTTCTTGGCTGTATCCTACGGGAAATTTGTTAGTTCTATTTGAGGAATCAGGAGGAGAGCCTCATGGAATCTCTTTGGTAAAAAGAGAAGTCGCAAGTGTTTGTGCAGATATAAACGAATGGCAACCACAGTTGATGAATTGGCAAATGCAAGCATCTGGTAAAGTCGACAGACCACTAAGGCCTAAAGCTCACCTCTCTTGTGCTTCTGGTCAGAAGATTACTTCAATCAAATTTGCAAGCTTTGGAACACCACAGGGGGTCTGCGGAAGCTTCCGGGAAGGAAGCTGCCACGCCTTCCACTCATATGATGCTTTTGAAAGG TATTGCATCGGGCAAAATTCGTGCTCAGTACCTGTGACACCAGAGATCTTTGGAGGTGATCCATGTCCACATGTTATGAAGAAACTCTCAGTTGAGGTTATTTGCAGTTGA